A genomic window from Salvia splendens isolate huo1 chromosome 11, SspV2, whole genome shotgun sequence includes:
- the LOC121756216 gene encoding probable protein phosphatase 2C 66 isoform X2: protein MIVWENFCTGEDSRATFCGVFDGHGPYGHMVARRVRDALPVLLRSQWESKGKDEQNHVQENVGFEGMRRFDDFMDEDGCESVEAEEVERVPEMHIPLKHSILKAFKLMDKELKLHPSIDCFCSGTTTVALIKQDMDLIIGNVGDSRAVLATRDRDNVLSAVQLTVDLKPNLPREAARIQKCKGRVFALQDEPEVARVWLPNSDSPGLAMARAFGDFCLKDFGLISIPDVYHHHITERDEFVILATDGVWDVLSNKEAVDIVASAPGRGTAARALVDCATRAWRLKYPTSKNDDCAAVCLFLEHVPPTNELRPPQNDVSSLPEKESKAPVEVETSKAPSEQDPDSPARKESSEIVPMLEEVEEKRTDKGVGQSRRSLAECLSTAEDEEWSALEGITRVNSLLSLPRFLPFDRRSTSWRKWL from the exons CTGTGGAGTTTTTGATGGCCATGGCCCTTATGGTCACATGGTGGCAAGGAGAGTGCGGGATGCTCTTCCGGTTTTGTTGCGTTCGCAGTGGGAAAGTAAGGGTAAAGATGAGCAGAATCATGTGCAGGAGAATGTGGGGTTTGAAGGAATGAGGCGATTCGATGACTTCATGGATGAGGATGGATGCGAATCAGTGGAAGCAGAGGAGGTTGAGAGAGTGCCTGAGATGCATATTCCACTCAAGCATTCAATTCTAAAGGCTTTCAAGTTGATGGATAAGGAACTCAAGTTGCACCCTTCTATCGACTGCTTTTGTAGCGGTACAACTACCGTGGCCTTGATAAAACAG GATATGGATCTTATAATTGGGAATGTTGGTGACTCCAGAGCAGTACTTGCAACCCGGGATAGGGACAATGTTTTGTCAGCTGTACAACTAACCGTCGACTTGAAACCTAATCTTCCAA GAGAAGCTGCAAGGATCCAGAAATGTAAAGGAAGAGTTTTTGCTTTGCAAGATGAACCGGAAGTAGCACGTGTGTGGCTACCCAATAGCGATTCACCTGGCTTGGCCATGGCCAGAGCGTTCGGTGATTTCTGTCTCAAGGACTTTGGTTTAATCTCCATACCGGATGTATATCACCACCACATCACAGAGAGAGACGAGTTCGTCATCCTTGCAACTGATGGG GTGTGGGATGTTCTTTCCAATAAGGAAGCCGTGGACATCGTTGCCTCAGCTCCCGGGCGTGGAACAGCTGCCCGAGCCCTCGTGGACTGCGCCACCAGAGCGTGGAGGCTCAAGTACCCAACATCAAAGAACGACGACTGTGCTGCCGTATGTTTGTTCCTGGAACACGTGCCTCCGACAAACGAGCTCAGACCACCCCAAAACGATGTGTCATCTCTCCCTGAAAAGGAAAGCAAGGCTCCAGTAGAAGTAGAAACGTCCAAGGCTCCCTCCGAACAGGACCCCGATAGTCCCGCGAGAAAAGAGTCGAGCGAGATAGTCCCCATGCTGGAGGAAGTGGAGGAGAAGCGAACCGACAAGGGTGTTGGGCAGTCGAGGAGGAGCCTGGCCGAGTGCCTCTCAACTGCAGAGGACGAAGAATGGTCAGCGCTCGAAGGCATAACCCGAGTTAATAGCCTTCTTAGTCTGCCCAGGTTCTTGCCCTTTGATAGAAGAAGCACGAGTTGGAGAAAATGGTTGTGA